The Desmodus rotundus isolate HL8 chromosome 3, HLdesRot8A.1, whole genome shotgun sequence genome includes a region encoding these proteins:
- the HEYL gene encoding hairy/enhancer-of-split related with YRPW motif-like protein, translating into MKRPREPSGSDSESDGPIDVGREGELSQMARPLSTPSPSQMQARKKRRGIIEKRRRDRINSSLSELRRLVPTAFEKQGSSKLEKAEVLQMTVDHLKMLHATGGTGFFDARTLAVDFRSIGFRECLTEVIRYLGVLEGPSSRVDPVRIRLLSHLNSYAAEMEPSPTPASPLAFPAWPWSFFHSCPGLSAPSSQLAILGRAPGPVLPSAASLACPVPALRAVPVRRAAGTVLPARRNLLPSRGASSTRRARPLERLAAPLPVAPISRAARSSPTAPLLRPSSPTSPGVGRSPASATVPAPRPSSSGRAGRPAGAVLCHSWVSEITEVGAF; encoded by the exons ccagatggccaggcccctgtccacCCCCAGCCCTTCTCAGATGCAAGCCAGGAAGAAACGCAGAGGG ATCATAGAGAAACGGCGCCGAGACCGCATCAACAGCAGCCTTTCTGAATTGCGGCGCTTGGTCCCCACGGCCTTTGAGAAGCAG GGCTCCTCCAAGCTGGAGAAAGCTGAGGTGCTGCAGATGACGGTAGATCACTTGAAGATGCTCCACGCCACTGGTGGGACAG GATTCTTTGATGCCCGAACCCTGGCAGTGGACTTCCGGAGCATCGGTTTCCGGGAGTGCCTCACTGAGGTCATCAGGTACCTGGGGGTCCTGGAAGGACCCAGCAGCCGTGTGGACCCAGTCCGGATTCGCCTTCTCTCCCACCTCAACAGCTACGCAGCTGAGATGGAGCCTTCGCCCACACCTGCCAGCCCCCTGGccttccctgcctggccctggtcCTTCTTCCATAGCTGTCCAGGGCTGTCAGCCCCGAGCAGCCAGCTTGCCATCCTGGGGAGAGCACCAGGCCCTGTCCTCCCCAGTGCCGCCTCTCTTGCTTGCCCTGTCCCAGCCCTCCGAGCAGTTCCTGTTCGCAGAGCCGCTGGCACCGTCCTGCCAGCCCGGAGGAATCTGCTGCCCAGTCGAGGGGCATCTTCTACCCGAAGGGCCCGCCCTCTGGAGAGGCTAGCTGCCCCCCTGCCTGTGGCCCCCATCAGCAGGGCTGCCAGGAGCAGCCCCACGGCACCCCTCCTGCGGCCTTCTTCCCCCACATCACCTGGTGTTGGGAGGTCCCCTGCTTCTGCCACTGTTCCTGCCCCCAGGCCCTCTTCCTCCGGGCGTGCTGGGAGGCCTGCAGGGGCTGTGCTCTGCCACTCCTGGGTCTCCGAAATCACGGAGGTTGGGGCTTTCTGA